A single genomic interval of Gossypium raimondii isolate GPD5lz chromosome 11, ASM2569854v1, whole genome shotgun sequence harbors:
- the LOC105804235 gene encoding U11/U12 small nuclear ribonucleoprotein 25 kDa protein isoform X2 yields MESGAKEEEKVMGYNSKNVKKAALHSTLTALLDDPILADIPKKPSLSDVDTLINLELGSAMCISILKLDGTSFDVAVMNSATVKDLKLAIKKKVVELEQSKMGHRHISWRYVWANFCLAHHNEKLLDDGAALQGFGVRNNSQVLYIFLLYIVSKGSGRHSKRRKHRVFNGLNKHS; encoded by the exons ATGGAGTCAGGGGCGAAGGAGGAAGAGAAGGTGATGGGATACAACAGCAAAAACGTGAAGAAAGCGGCGTTACATTCAACACTGACCGCACTCCTTGACGATCCAATTCTCGCCGATATCCCTAAGAAACCCAGTTTGTCCGATGTCGATACCCTAATCAACCTTGAACTGGGGAGTGCCATGTGTATCTCTATACTCAAATTAGATGGAACCTCCTTCG ATGTTGCGGTGATGAATTCAGCCACGGTGAAAGACTTGAAACTCGCAATCAAGAAGAAAGTGGTCGAGTTAGAGCAATCCAAGATGGGTCATCGACACATTTCATG GAGGTACGTTTGGGCTAATTTCTGCCTAGCACACCACAATGAGAAGCTCCTTGATGATGGCGCTGCACTTCAGGGTTTTGGTGTTCGAAATAATTCTCAGGTTTT GTACATTTTTTTACTCTATATTGTCTCAAAAGGTTCTGGGAGACATTCTAAGAGGAGAAAACACCGCGTCTTCAATGGCCTGAACAAGCATTCATGA
- the LOC105804235 gene encoding U11/U12 small nuclear ribonucleoprotein 25 kDa protein isoform X1 encodes MESGAKEEEKVMGYNSKNVKKAALHSTLTALLDDPILADIPKKPSLSDVDTLINLELGSAMCISILKLDGTSFDVAVMNSATVKDLKLAIKKKVVELEQSKMGHRHISWRYVWANFCLAHHNEKLLDDGAALQGFGVRNNSQVHFFTLYCLKRFWETF; translated from the exons ATGGAGTCAGGGGCGAAGGAGGAAGAGAAGGTGATGGGATACAACAGCAAAAACGTGAAGAAAGCGGCGTTACATTCAACACTGACCGCACTCCTTGACGATCCAATTCTCGCCGATATCCCTAAGAAACCCAGTTTGTCCGATGTCGATACCCTAATCAACCTTGAACTGGGGAGTGCCATGTGTATCTCTATACTCAAATTAGATGGAACCTCCTTCG ATGTTGCGGTGATGAATTCAGCCACGGTGAAAGACTTGAAACTCGCAATCAAGAAGAAAGTGGTCGAGTTAGAGCAATCCAAGATGGGTCATCGACACATTTCATG GAGGTACGTTTGGGCTAATTTCTGCCTAGCACACCACAATGAGAAGCTCCTTGATGATGGCGCTGCACTTCAGGGTTTTGGTGTTCGAAATAATTCTCAG GTACATTTTTTTACTCTATATTGTCTCAAAAGGTTCTGGGAGACATTCTAA
- the LOC105804234 gene encoding glutathione S-transferase — protein sequence MATPVKVHGPPLSTAVSRVLACLIEKDVQFQLIPVNMSKGEHKSPDFLKIQPFGQVPAFQDESTSLFESRAICWYVCEKYAEKGNKGLYGSNPLAKASIDQWLEAEGQSFNPPSSVLVFQLAFAPRMKIKQDQSLINQNHDKLAKVLEVYEKRLGESRFLAGDEFSLADLSHLPNTHYLVNATDRGELFTSKKNVGRWWAEISSRDSWKKVVDMQKHSS from the exons ATGGCAACTCCGGTGAAAGTGCATGGCCCCCCATTGTCTACTGCTGTGTCTAGGGTCTTAGCTTGTCTCATTGAGAAAGATGTTCAATTCCAGCTTATTCCCGTTAACATGTCCAAGGGCGAGCACAAAAGTCCTGATTTCCTCAAGATCCAG CCCTTTGGTCAAGTACCGGCATTTCAAGACGAAAGCACCTCCCTGTTTG AGTCACGGGCGATTTGTTGGTATGTATGTGAAAAGTATGCAGAGAAGGGGAACAAGGGATTGTATGGGAGCAACCCGTTGGCGAAAGCTTCAATAGATCAATGGTTGGAGGCAGAAGGGCAGAGCTTTAACCCCCCAAGCTCAGTTCTGGTATTCCAACTTGCATTTGCACCCCGAATGAAGATTAAGCAAGACCAATCCTTGATCAACCAAAACCACGATAAGCTGGCTAAAGTGCTGGAGGTGTACGAGAAAAGGCTAGGAGAAAGTCGGTTCTTGGCCGGGGATGAGTTTTCATTGGCAGATCTTTCCCACTTGCCTAACACACATTATTTGGTGAATGCTACTGATAGGGGTGAGCTATTCACTTCCAAGAAAAATGTAGGGAGGTGGTGGGCTGAGATTTCCAGCCGTGATTCCTGGAAAAAGGTCGTTGATATGCAGAAGCACAGCAGTTGA
- the LOC105804232 gene encoding inactive TPR repeat-containing thioredoxin TTL3 codes for MGEHSQEKKLGCGILNAVFRKRNKRSATVDSLTVQNNEVISTSSNTKKGPSGSDEPSFLDSSVNGPEANPKPCTKQPPNHIKSAEVYQQNQVPKPLEEETKIKHNQASMNPGRKLRKESISISGELESMIVDHQKTKGNNLIRASSSNMMLQGSLGNLRQPGGGGGGGNMTSYNVPKTETEDSTRNGKYPNGVKGNVVKKHNEEKRAERQPASLCRALSTRIDPETLKIMGNEDYKNGNFAEALALYEAAIAIDPNKASYRSNKSAALTALGRILEAVFECGEAIRIDPHYHRAHHRLANLNLRLGEVEKAIYHYKQVGPEADPNDITKAKTLQAHLNKCTEAKIQRDWKNLIKETDSTINAGADSAPQIYALKAEALLKLHRHQEADEVLLKGPNFNVDDSTKYFGPIANANLLVVRAQVDIVAGRFEDALATLQRAARLDSNNREANTVMRKAKALADARSNGNEHFRASRFLEACVAYGEGLDHDPHNSVLSCNRAACLSKLGHYDNAVEDCIRALHVRPGYSKARLRRADCNSKLGKWEASIQDYEFLQKETPDNKEVQRGLSEARMQLKKQHV; via the exons ATGGGGGAGCATTCACAGGAAAAGAAATTAGGTTGTGGAATATTGAATGCTGTTTTTCGGAAGCGTAATAAAAGGTCTGCTACGGTAGATTCATTGACAGTCCAAAACAACGAAGTTATAAGCACAAGCTCGAATACAAAGAAGGGGCCAAGTGGTTCCGATGAGCCTTCCTTTCTTGACTCCTCCGTGAATGGACCAGAAGCAAATCCAAAACCATGCACGAAACAGCCTCCAAATCATATTAAGTCCGCTGAGGTATATCAACAAAACCAGGTCCCGAAACCTCTTGAAGaagaaaccaaaataaaacataaccaAGCGTCTATGAACCCTGGTCGAAAGCTGCGTAAAGAAAGTATTAGTATATCCGGTGAGCTTGAAAGCATGATTGTGGATCatcaaaaaacaaaaggaaacaaCCTAATACGAGCCTCGTCCAGCAACATGATGCTTCAAGGTAGTTTAGGCAACTTGAGACAACctggtggaggaggaggaggaggaaacaTGACTTCGTATAACGTTCCCAAGACTGAAACAGAGGACTCGACGCGGAACGGGAAATATCCCAATGGTGTGAAAGGAAATGTGGTGAAGAAACATAATGAGGAGAAGCGTGCAGAACGACAGCCAGCTTCTCTATGCAGAGCTCTTTCTACGAGAATAGACCCTGAAACATTGAAGATCATGGGAAACGAAGATTATAAGAATGGGAATTTTGCGGAAGCATTGGCTTTGTATGAAGCAGCCATCGCCATTGATCCAAACAAGGCTTCCTACCGAAGCAATAAAAGTGCAGCCTTAACAGCTTTAGGTAGGATTCTTGAGGCAGTTTTTGAGTGCGGAGAAGCCATTCGAATCGACCCTCATTATCACAGAGCTCACCATCGTTTAGCAAACTTAAATCTCAGGCTAGGAGAGGTGGAGAAGGCAATATATCATTACAAGCAAGTAGGCCCTGAGGCTGACCCTAATGACATTACTAAAGCTAAAACACTTCAGGCACATTTAAACAAATGTACCGAAGCTAAAATACAACGAGATTGGAAAAACCTGATAAAAGAAACAGATTCAACCATTAATGCTGGTGCTGATTCAGCTCCCCAG ATATATGCATTGAAAGCCGAGGCCCTGTTAAAGCTTCACAGACACCAAGAGGCCGATGAAGTTTTATTGAAAGGTCCAAATTTTAATGTTGATGACAGCACTAAATACTTTGGCCCTATTGCTAACGCGAATTTGCTTGTTGTTCGAGCTCAGGTGGACATCGTTGCCGGCAG ATTTGAGGATGCCTTGGCAACGCTTCAGCGAGCTGCTAGGCTTGACTCTAATAACAGAGAAGCAAACACTGTAATGAGGAAAGCTAAAGCACTGGCAGATGCTCGATCAAATGGCAATGAGCATTTCAGGGCCTCTAGGTTCTTAGAGGCATGTGTTGCATATGGCGAGGGGCTTGATCATGACCCGCATAATTCTGTCTTATCGTGCAACCGAGCAGCTTGCCTCTCCAAGCTTGGCCACTACGATAACGCAGTAGAGGACTGCATCCGTGCCCTTCATGTGCGTCCTGGTTACAGCAAAGCTAGACTAAGAAGAGCCGACTGTAATTCCAAG TTGGGGAAATGGGAAGCTTCAATACAAGACTACGAGTTCTTGCAAAAAGAAACGCCTGACAACAAGGAGGTTCAACGGGGCTTGTCCGAGGCCCGAATGCAACTCAAGAAACAACATGTGTGA